A window of Limosilactobacillus reuteri genomic DNA:
ACCACTGTTATACCTTAAACAAAAGATACCTTAAACTAACTTTGTTTAATATTAAAAGGTAAATTTAAGAATAAAGATCCTAAATTCACCTTCTTAATTTAGTTAAATTCTTGATTAACAGCCGTCAATGCTGCGTGTAATACTTGATCCATGTTGTAGTAACGATATTGGCCTAAACGACCACCAAAGATCACATTATTAGCCTGCTCACTCGCTAACTTCGTATATTGCTTATAAAGTTCGTTGTTCCGTTGATTATTAATTGGGTAATATGGTTCATCACCCCGATGCCAATCAGCTGGATATTCACGGGTAATCACTGTCTTATCCTTATCACCTTTACCGAATTCAAAGTGCTTATGTTCAATAATCCGGGTATATGGTGTTTCTGCATCAGTATAGTTAATTACCGCGTTACCTTGGTAATTGCCAATGTTCTTTTCCTCAGTTTCAAAGCGTAAACTACGGTATTGTAATTCACCTAACTGGTAGTCAAAGAATTGGTCAATCATTCCGGTAAAGACGATCTTTGGATAATCTTTGAGGTACTCATCCTTTTTATCAAAAAAGTCTACTCCAGTTTCAACATCAATCAAATCACTGTCTAACATTTTTTCAACAATCTGGGTGTAACCACCAACCGGAATTCCTTGATAGGTGTCATTAAAGTAGTTGTTATCGTAAACTAATCGCACTGGCAGACGCCGAATGATAAAGGCTGGCAATTCAGTTGCCTTTTGTCCCCACTGCTTTTCAGTATAACCTTTGATGAGCTTTTCATAGATATCGCGACCGATTAAGGAAATAGCTTGCTCTTCCAAATTCTGTGGTTCTTTACCTGCCATCTCTTGACGTTGTTCATTGATCTTTGCCATTGCTTCCGCTGGTGTCCGTACACCCCACATCTGACTAAAAGTATTCATGTTAAATGGGAGGTTATACATTTGGCCTTTATAATTAGCTACCGGACTATTCGTATAGCGGTTAAATTCTGCAAATTGGTTCACATAATCCCATACTTCCTTATTAGACGTATGGAAAATATGAGCGCCATATTGATGAACTTGAATACCGTCTACTTCTTTAGTATAAATGTTACCAGCAATATGGTCTCGTTTTTCAATTACTTTTACGCGCTTACCACGCTTAGCAGCTTCGTAGGCAAAGGTCGCACCAAAAAGGCCCGCCCCTACTACTAGATAATCATAGTTTTTCATACATAATACCTCACTTAATTAAATTAAATGTTTCCAAGTAGTGATACTAAATGCAATCACCATTCCAATCAAAAAGCCAACAGCAGCCCCCAATAAAGTATATTTTTTAGTAGAAGGACTTGTATGACTCACTGTATCTGAAAGGCGTGCTTTAGAGAAAAGTTTAACTGTTCCTGCAGAAGGGGCCATTTCCTTAATTTCTTTGGCCGCTGCATTCGTTACTGAATTAACAATTTTTACAGAATCTTTTGCACTTCCTGACATCGTACCAACTTTAATAACCAAACTTTGATCAATAGGATCAGTGTTAACCATCGCCTGAATATCTTTAGCACTATACTTTTTCTTTAGATTAGTGGGAAGATCTTTACGCGCTTGTTCTGCAACATCTCTACTATCAATAATTTTTGCATACGTTTTTGTCAAGCTCAAATCAGCCATTGCCTGTTCATTTGCATAATCCCCAGTATAATCATGCTCCACCATCATATATCTATTTGCTTCGTATGATGTCTGCTTTTTATGATGAGCGTATAAGCAACCAAGTACGCCACCAACAATTGTAATTAACATGATTAAAATAATATTGCGAAAGATGACTTTACTTATACTGTTTATTGTTAATTTTGAATTCATTCTTTAATCTCCCTAAATTTAGTTTCCTTAGCTAATAACGCCAATAAAAATGGATTATAAATAATCTGAAGGATATGTGGCTCTAGAACAGCATTAATTGCTATTAAAAGAAAAATTGCTGGTAATACATATTCTTTATGTGCCGTTCCTCTTATTGTGATCCACATTATAGTACCAATAACAAGGACAAAAATTATCGATCCCCAAACTAATAACATTCTGACAAATGAAGAGTCAAGGTAAAAGTAATTGGTGCTAAGTTCAAATAAATTATGATTAGCAAAAGTTGCGCCTTTTGTTCCACCAAAAGAATGCTCAACAATTTTTCGTCCAAATAATGTAATTGGATATCGTTCAAACCCAACATGGCTTAAGTGTAAACGCCCTGATAATAGACTGTTTAACTTAAAAAAGATATGATTATTTTGATTATAGAAATAGGCTGAAATCAAAGTAATGGATGCTAAGAATGGAGTAGCAATACACCAAAATGAAGCGAAGTAACGTGAATATTTTTGCCCTTTTTCAGCCCGTTGAGCGATTATCATTATCGGAATTAAAAGAATCATTTCATAAAAATCTAATCTAGTATCTGTTACCTTCATAACAACAAGGCCAATAAGAAAAATCGCTAAATAATCTATCCATTTTAGTTTGCTAAAACGTAAATAACAATAGGCTAAAGAAATATACACAATATGAGAAGCAACAAATGTTGTATACGCCATTCCTAAAGAATACCTTGTTGGTCTTAGCATAGAATAATATGTTAAATTTGGAATTATATTTAACAATGAGATAATGGCAATTGCCATGATAAAAGATAGACTTAGGTAAAAATACCAGCTAATAATCTCGTTGAAAGGAACGCCTCTAGCACCAATAACAAATACCATCATCATTAAAATTTCTGGATATTTTGCTGCTCGCCATCCAAGAACACCAATTATAAGAAATACAGAAACTATAATTAATTGTCGCCAATTCCAATTGTCTAATACATATATTTTAAGTAGAAGAATCGGGATCGCAATATAAGAAATAATCCTTAGCTTTGACCAACTCAAATATACCGTAAATGTCGTATCAATTAAATATGCTGGAATAAAGTATATTACAAAAGCTAGGAAATATAACTGAGTACCAGAAATAGGTGCATTAAACAATTGATGAGTTTTCTTCGAAAGATCCATTACTTTTATATTCTCCTTTTTAATTTTCTAATATGCCCCCTCACTCTTAAAGATACTAATAATATTCTTAAACATTATTTTCGTGTCAAATCCGAGTGAAGCCTCATCAACATATTCTAATTCAACATCACAACGTTCTGGATATGGGATATTACTGCGACCACTCGATTGCCAGAGTCCCATTGCTCCTGGCTTTACCGATAAAAACTTATCAACCCGGTCGCCATATTCTGCTAATTCAGCCTTTACAACTGGTCGTGGTCCAATAATACTCATCTCACCACGCAAGATATTAATAAACTGGGGAATTTCATCAATGGATGTTTTCCGTAGCCATCTACCCAAACGAGTAATTCGGGGGTCTTCTTCTGGTTCCAACTTATAGTTATTTGCTACATATTTAGCATAAAGTTCAGGATCATCTTCCAAAATTTTATCTGCATTTACAACCATGGACCGGAATTTGTAGATTTTAAAGGGCTTCCCATGCCAGCCGATCCGTTCTTGCTTATAAAACAGTGGTCCCTTATTATCACCAAAGCGATTCATTATAAAAACAGCTAAAAATACTAGGCTAAAACAAACTAATGCTCCTGATGATAGCACAATATCAAAGAACCTCTTCCAGAAAAGGTAGCTCTTAGATTGTTGTTTAATTTTTACCTTCTCATTCATGATTCTCAACCCTACTTTTTCTCTTTAATAATATATATCGGTCGTTTCTTTGTCTGCATATATATCCGACCAATGTAACGACCAACTATTCCTAAACAGAGTAACTGAATACCGCCGAGGAATAAAATGATACAAACCATTGACGCCCAGCCAAAAGCACTACTCCCAGGCTCAACAATTTTACGGACAATAACAATAATCATCCCGATAATGGAAATGAAAGCTGTTAAGCCACCAGCCCAGGTAGCAATTGCCAATGGTGCTTCAGAAAAATCAGTGATCCCGTCAATTGCGTATTTAAATAATTTCCAGGTCGACCAGTCTGTTGTTCCAGCTACTCGTTCGACATTTTTATAGGGAAGGTATTTAGTCTTAAACCCAACCCAGTTAAAAATACCTTTTGAGAACCGGTTATATTCAGTTAATGATAACACCGCATCCACCATCTGACGCGTCATCATCCGGTAGTCACGAGCCCCAGAGACAATTTTAGTATCAGAAATCTTATTGATAACATTATAGAATTGGTTAGAAAGAAAAGACTTAAACTTCGCCTCACCCTTTCGATCTGTCCGCCGCATCCCCACACAATCATATTCACCAGTAGAAATAGCCTTATACATCTTCGGCAAATATTCCGGTGGATCCTGTAAATCAGCATCCATCACAACGATATAATCACCTGTTGCAGCCTGTAATCCTGCATAAAGCCCTGCTTCTTTACCAAAATTCCGTGAAAAAGAAACATAATGAACCCGTTCTGGATCCTGTTCGTGAAGCTTGCGTAGTTCTGCTAAAGTCCCATCATTTGATCCATCATTGACAAACCAATACTCAGTGTCCACTGGCATCTGTTTAACCACTTTTTCAACTGCCGGGTAAAAAAGTGGAATAGTTTCTTCCTCATTATAACAGGGAACAACTATTGACAATTTTGGCATTCTTGTCTCTCCAATCGTTAATGTTCACCATGGCCGGTGACTTTACGTTTTAAGAACTTTGCAATCTTTAACGGCCAGTTTTGCTTTTCAAGAAATACCCGATTAACCTCCACTGTCTTGTATTGCGGATTAGTCAACAACCAAGTATCGAGTAAAAGCTCACTCAAAAAACCAAAGACCCGTTGCTCATATGGTGTATAGTCAGAATAATCAACTTTTTTCTCAACTTCGCCTAAAACATCAAACAGCCAGGTACAATATTCATCCAATGGCTGCTTTTTCATAATCATCATGTTGAAATAGTGAGCTGATGTCTGTTTCATTACCCTTTCGAAAGCAGATAAGTACTGAGGATATTTCTCTTTTAACACCTGCCGCGTAATTTCAAGCGGCTCGTGCTCATGAACATGGAGGTAATGTGATTCATTTGTTTCAATGTAGTAATGCCGCTTCTTTGGCAAGATTACATCGGCATCTTTCAATAACTCTTCAACCTGTTCATGATTGAGGATGGTCGAAAGATCCTTTGAGTGTCCCATCGTCAAGTAACGACGGTAGTGGACTAATCCTAATGCATCCACATCAAGGTTTTTCCATCCCCAATACAAAGCTGTTAGCTCATTGTAATGCGGATTCTTTTTTGAAATATTATCTCCGGTGTTATCACCCTGAAATGTACGGTTAACAGTCGGGTGAATCTCTTTACCAACAAAAACTGGTAAATACATTGGATCATCTGGCATCCGATAATTTTTATGGACAGCCACTAAGATTTTAATATTCACTATTTTACTCCTAATTATTGTTTTTAAACATAATCATTAAAATGATACCAGTAATTCCTAATCTTGGAAAGTTATTATTATAAATCTTGCGCATCTAGCCAGCTCTGCACGTCATCCAGATCAAATCCTTTGCGATACATTGTCTGCTTAAAATGCTGCTCACGCTCGTATCCTTGATAACGGCGAACACGACGCCATTGCTTTGCTGCTTCTTTTGCTAAAAGGTCGTTCTCTTGCTCCAGATCAGGTTGTGGAACAACTTCATCCTTAATCATTTCATACACACTACTGGAAAATCCTTTTGTCATGAGTCCCTGTTGTACTTTTTGTTCTCGTCGCCGCTCTGGCTGGTTTCGATAACGGCGAAATAACTTTACAGCTAACTTCTTTGCCAATTCTGCTTGAACTTCGGGAGTAAATTGCGTTAAAGCATCATCAATATCGTTTTCGCCAATCCCTTTTTGTCGTAAGTGTTGACGAATCACACTGGGCCCCTTCAAGTCTGTATTAATCATCGTGCGGACATAAGAAGCTGCATAGGCATGATCATCGATTAACTGTTGGCTTCGCAGCTTTTTTAAGATTGGCTCAACAAACTCTTCTGGCGTATCAATTTCTTTTAGCTTCTTAATGATGTCGCTTTCCGTCCGCATCTGGTAAGAAAGGTAATCAAGCATTCGTGAATAAGCCCTTGCTTGCTGGTCAGCAGTCGCAATGGCCGCAATTTGCTTTTTATCTAGCTCGGTTCCCTTCATCAAACGGAACTGAATCAAAACACTTTCTGCAACCGGAAAAGCATACTTACCATCAAGGTATATGTTATATCGACCCTTCCGTTTTTGCGCCTCAATTTTCGAAATTTTTGCCATTTTTAAATTTCTCCTTAACATTCTCAATTTTTAATCGTTTATAAAGGTGTAAGCAGTGGCCGCTACTTA
This region includes:
- the glf gene encoding UDP-galactopyranose mutase, whose product is MKNYDYLVVGAGLFGATFAYEAAKRGKRVKVIEKRDHIAGNIYTKEVDGIQVHQYGAHIFHTSNKEVWDYVNQFAEFNRYTNSPVANYKGQMYNLPFNMNTFSQMWGVRTPAEAMAKINEQRQEMAGKEPQNLEEQAISLIGRDIYEKLIKGYTEKQWGQKATELPAFIIRRLPVRLVYDNNYFNDTYQGIPVGGYTQIVEKMLDSDLIDVETGVDFFDKKDEYLKDYPKIVFTGMIDQFFDYQLGELQYRSLRFETEEKNIGNYQGNAVINYTDAETPYTRIIEHKHFEFGKGDKDKTVITREYPADWHRGDEPYYPINNQRNNELYKQYTKLASEQANNVIFGGRLGQYRYYNMDQVLHAALTAVNQEFN
- the recX gene encoding recombination regulator RecX, translating into MAKISKIEAQKRKGRYNIYLDGKYAFPVAESVLIQFRLMKGTELDKKQIAAIATADQQARAYSRMLDYLSYQMRTESDIIKKLKEIDTPEEFVEPILKKLRSQQLIDDHAYAASYVRTMINTDLKGPSVIRQHLRQKGIGENDIDDALTQFTPEVQAELAKKLAVKLFRRYRNQPERRREQKVQQGLMTKGFSSSVYEMIKDEVVPQPDLEQENDLLAKEAAKQWRRVRRYQGYEREQHFKQTMYRKGFDLDDVQSWLDAQDL
- a CDS encoding sugar transferase, whose product is MNEKVKIKQQSKSYLFWKRFFDIVLSSGALVCFSLVFLAVFIMNRFGDNKGPLFYKQERIGWHGKPFKIYKFRSMVVNADKILEDDPELYAKYVANNYKLEPEEDPRITRLGRWLRKTSIDEIPQFINILRGEMSIIGPRPVVKAELAEYGDRVDKFLSVKPGAMGLWQSSGRSNIPYPERCDVELEYVDEASLGFDTKIMFKNIISIFKSEGAY
- a CDS encoding Wzz/FepE/Etk N-terminal domain-containing protein; its protein translation is MNSKLTINSISKVIFRNIILIMLITIVGGVLGCLYAHHKKQTSYEANRYMMVEHDYTGDYANEQAMADLSLTKTYAKIIDSRDVAEQARKDLPTNLKKKYSAKDIQAMVNTDPIDQSLVIKVGTMSGSAKDSVKIVNSVTNAAAKEIKEMAPSAGTVKLFSKARLSDTVSHTSPSTKKYTLLGAAVGFLIGMVIAFSITTWKHLI
- a CDS encoding polymerase translates to MDLSKKTHQLFNAPISGTQLYFLAFVIYFIPAYLIDTTFTVYLSWSKLRIISYIAIPILLLKIYVLDNWNWRQLIIVSVFLIIGVLGWRAAKYPEILMMMVFVIGARGVPFNEIISWYFYLSLSFIMAIAIISLLNIIPNLTYYSMLRPTRYSLGMAYTTFVASHIVYISLAYCYLRFSKLKWIDYLAIFLIGLVVMKVTDTRLDFYEMILLIPIMIIAQRAEKGQKYSRYFASFWCIATPFLASITLISAYFYNQNNHIFFKLNSLLSGRLHLSHVGFERYPITLFGRKIVEHSFGGTKGATFANHNLFELSTNYFYLDSSFVRMLLVWGSIIFVLVIGTIMWITIRGTAHKEYVLPAIFLLIAINAVLEPHILQIIYNPFLLALLAKETKFREIKE
- a CDS encoding glycosyltransferase family 2 protein, with translation MPKLSIVVPCYNEEETIPLFYPAVEKVVKQMPVDTEYWFVNDGSNDGTLAELRKLHEQDPERVHYVSFSRNFGKEAGLYAGLQAATGDYIVVMDADLQDPPEYLPKMYKAISTGEYDCVGMRRTDRKGEAKFKSFLSNQFYNVINKISDTKIVSGARDYRMMTRQMVDAVLSLTEYNRFSKGIFNWVGFKTKYLPYKNVERVAGTTDWSTWKLFKYAIDGITDFSEAPLAIATWAGGLTAFISIIGMIIVIVRKIVEPGSSAFGWASMVCIILFLGGIQLLCLGIVGRYIGRIYMQTKKRPIYIIKEKK
- a CDS encoding DUF4422 domain-containing protein; this translates as MNIKILVAVHKNYRMPDDPMYLPVFVGKEIHPTVNRTFQGDNTGDNISKKNPHYNELTALYWGWKNLDVDALGLVHYRRYLTMGHSKDLSTILNHEQVEELLKDADVILPKKRHYYIETNESHYLHVHEHEPLEITRQVLKEKYPQYLSAFERVMKQTSAHYFNMMIMKKQPLDEYCTWLFDVLGEVEKKVDYSDYTPYEQRVFGFLSELLLDTWLLTNPQYKTVEVNRVFLEKQNWPLKIAKFLKRKVTGHGEH